TATGGTGCCGATCCTTATGCGGCCGACGCTTCTTTTGACAATGGTTTTGAAGATGACCTCTACGGCGCCGCTCCGGCCCAGGGAATTTACCGCCGCGATATCAATGTTGCTAACGCCCAGGATGGCACCGAATACTCTGACAGcaccgatgacgatgacaatGACGTCTTCTTCGACGCCGAAGAATCACTCAACGGAAAAAACACCCAGGTCTACGAGGGCGCCGACACCACCGAAGCCAATTCTTTGTACGGGCGTGATGATCTTTACGACGatgccgacgccgacgccgacgaggacgaggacgaggacgaggacgacgatgagtACTCAAGCATTTACAATGGTGAAGAGCATCCTGATAACACTGACCCATCTAGGCGCCAATCTACCCAGCAACCTCTGATCTTTGAGGATATAACTGATGAAGACGCTGTGGCCGAGATCATGAGGAGGTTTGTCCCGgcacgtcgcgtcaagcgcAGCTGGAGGGCTTGATCCGACCGGGTTTTGCCGTcaatttttcttttatttttactaTTTCTTGTTTGTACATCTATAAGTATAGAGACTGGCTGTTTGCAAGGAGTTCCGGATCGATAAAATGCGGGTAGCGATACCGTTTTGGGTTATTTCTTGGGTATTCACTTTGTTTTTGCTTTTACTGTCATACATTCTCTGTCTATACATTTTCTTTCCTATTTGTTTGAGCCTATTGATTTTCCGATATTCAGTTGCTGTGCTTTTCATGTCTTGTGTAGTTTATACCGATGGGCTGAAGTCGCAATTCCGAGACTTGATGGGTTCGAACCAActctagacctagactagAACAGTGTGGGAATTTCAGACCACACTCATGCAGTATCGCTTATTGTACTGCTTACAGTAAGCAGGCAAGGCAGCCTCAAAAAATGGGCGTGGAGACTGCCGGTCATGGTGAGTACTCACATGGCCGACAGCTCGGCATGTAACATAGCATCATGCCATTGAAGACGTAAAGGACCCTACAAAACATCGATCAGGGTTCAAAGATTTTCATACATGTCGTATTAAAAAACCATGGTACCTTGCTGTAAATACCGTTGCACTTAGACGGGTGGGCTGATCTGGGGAAAGCGGGTGCCTCGGCCCCCGCATATTAATTGTGGTGGGTTTGGCTATAATTGACTGGGAAGAGGCCCGGCGTAAAGCGTATCCAAGGAGCCTGGGGGCGGATTGGCAGGCGCACAGGAGTGCTGATTCGTCTTTTGCCAGAGGTTCCAACCAGGCGAATGGGATCATTTCGCGATTTGTGGGTTGATTAATGCATctttatttgtttttttttgtttttttgctgtCGTAAGCTGATGGATAGCATGGCGATTAAACGACCCAGTGAACAAATTGATTTTCTTAGAGTTTGGACAATTTGCCTCAAACCCCGCATCCCCATGTGAGGTTAGCGGTTGGAGAGCTTGTACTGTAGGTACATATGTAACCAAAAGTAGCATGGCCGAGGTATGGACCCTTGGGGTCAGGCATGTCAGCAACAAAAATAAGTTAAGCTGAGTTACCTACTGTGTTTGTTCAAACATCACATCACCGCATCTTGGGCTGTCAACATTCAAGCCAGCGATCATCAAAACAACCAATCTCGAATCACAGATACGCGAGATTGCTTGAAATAATCAAGCCCTCGGTGGCCTGACTTGCTGCCAATCGCTGCCACTCGCTGTCGCCACTCCCTTCCAACCTATAGTTGCCTTGCTGTACACTTCAaatcccccccaaaaaaaaacacagcaATCATGGCCGAATCATCAACACAGcctgtcatcatcgtcggtggcggcctcgcaggcctggtcgccgcctTTGAGCTGACCCAGCGCGGCGTCCGCACCATCATCGTCGACCAGGAGGGCCGCGCGTCGCTCGGCGGGCAGGCCTTTTGGTCGCTGGGCGGCATATTCATGGTCGACTCGGCCGAGCAGCGCAGGATGGGCATCAAGGACAACAAGGACCTGGCCATGCGCGACTGGCTCGGCAGCGCCGGCTTCGACCGCCCCAAGGAGGACTATTGGCCGCGGCGCTGGGCCGAGGCCTTTGTCGATTTCGCCGCCGACGGAATGGAGGACTACGTCAAGAAGCGCGGCCTCGGGTTTCTGATGAACGTCGGCTGGGCTGAGCGCGGCGACGGCACCGCCGAGGGTCACGGCAACTCGGTCCCGCGCTTCCACCTGACCTGGGGCACTGGGCCCGAGGTCGTGAGGGTGTTTCAGGAGCCGGTCGAGGCGGCTGAGAAGAAGGGCCTGGTCGAGTTTCGGTTCCGGCACTGCGTCGACGAGCTGATCATCGAGGACGGCAGGGCCGTTGGTGTCAAGGGCAGGGTGCTGGAGGACGACAACAAGCCGCGGGGCGTCAAGTCCTCCCGCACAGTCATCGACACCTTTGAGCTCCGCGGCGCCTCCGTCCTCGTCTCGTCGGGCGGTATCGGCGGCAACGTAGAGGCCGTCAAAGCGGCGTGGCCCGTTGACAGGCTGGGTCCAAAGGTCCCAGAACACTTTGTCGTCGGCGTGCCGGACCACGTGGATGGCCGCATGATCGGAATTTCGGAGAGCGCAGGCGCCAACGTCATCAACCGCGATCGCATGTGGCACTACACCGAGGGACTGGCCAACTGGAACCCCATCTGGCCCTCTCACGGCATCCGTGTGCTCCCGGCACCTTCGTCGCTGTGGCTCGATGCCGAGGGCAAGCGCCTGCCGCCGTACCTCTTCCCGGGCACCGACACCCTGGGCACGCTGAAGCACATTTGCTCGACGGGCTACGACTACACCTGGTTCATCCTCACGCAGTCCATCATCGCGCGAGAGTTTGCCCTCTCAGGATCCGAGCAGAACCCAGACATCACCGGCAAGTCGGTGTGGCAATTCATCAGGCACCGCATCCTTGGCGGCAAGGGAACCATCCCTGTGCAAAACTTCCAAAAGCACGGCGAGGACTTTGTGGTGCGCGACAACCTCCCCGACCTGGTGGACGGCATGAACAAGCTGGCGGCGCAGCGGGGCGGGCCGAGCCTGGAGCTCTCCAAGATCGAGGCGGTCATCAACGCGCGCGACGACCAGTTCGACAGCCCCTACAGCAAGGACGCGCAGGCGATGCTGGTGGCCAACGCGCGGCAGTACTGGCCCGACAAGCGCGGGCGTGTGGCGGCGCCGCACCGGCTGCTGGACCCCAAACACGGCCCGCTCATCGCCGTGCGCATGAACCTGCTCACGCGCAAGACGCTCGGCGGCATCGAGACGGACCTGTCCAGCAACGTGATGCGCGCCGACGGGAGCCGCTTCCCGGGCCTGTACGCCGCCGGAGAGGTGGCCGGGTTCGGAGGTGGTGGCGTCCACGGCTACAACTCGCTCGAGGGGACTTTTGTCGGCGGGTGCATCTTTTCGGGCAGGGCGGCCGGGATTGCCATGGCTGATGAGGTGTTGGGCACGACGACTGGAGATCTCAAGGCCAGGATATAATGTGTTTGAGGGGATTGGATTCTCACCTTTTATGTCCTATTGTCAAATATTGTACCACGATAGAAATGAATGTTTGCATGTTAACAGGTACGTAACTAAGCAGAGCATGGAGAAATGTTGCCGTTTTGTGATCGAGTTGAATTTCTTGAAATTTTTGCCCATTTGTTTGCATAGTAGATTACAAATGACAAAAACAAGGTTTAAATCTGACAAAATCCCGCATTGTTCAAATTGCGGctcacgttttttttttttttttttttttttttttcgcctgtTCCCGTGGTAGAGGCACCAACTAGTTTTCTCGTCATATATTGAAGAGTACCAACCCAAAGTGTGAACAAAAGGCAAACAACTGTGCGCTTTGCGGTCATTCGTCTATACGTTGATTCACAGTTCCGACGTGTTTTGGCACGGTAAATGGGGCTATTCAGGACTTGCTTTGTGCCTGACCTAACTTCAACTTCTCGTTGGTAAATGTTGTCCATAAAAAGTGATTCAAGATGCAGTTCCGTGTATTGGCGTGACCCAGATCAAAGCCATCGGCCCGACTTTGGCCATCGTTCCCTAGGCCCATCTTGTCGAGCCGCCGATCGCGCTTCTTCCGTTTGGTAACCTTGCTGTGCCCTATGTCCCTATAGTGCCATGATCCTTCGACCAGATTGTTCTGGTCTAGTACCTGAGAAAATGCTCGCCGTTCGCCGTGGCTTATAGCAAGCTCTATCGCGATGCCAACCTAGGTCTTAAAGTCAACTTTGTGTTCGTCATTGGGCCTATGCATGCTGATCGATCAAGTGACACTGGCTCGCGTAGCATTCAATATCCCCAACAGCTGCTATTCCGCATGCAGCGGCATAGCTTATTCAAATTCAAAacctgcaaaacaatatcCTGGCAAAGCCCTTAGGAGACCCACAGCTATGCACCGCCGAAGCCGCTGCGCCTTGGGTAAAAAAATCACGTTATCAAGAGCGCGAGATCGGATGTCCGATGCAGGAGTTTGATGTTATGAGATGTATCGCTCTACCATATTAGTTCTGGTGGGAAGCCTTGGAAGCTAGGAACACGTCGGAtaaagtaggtacctactgcaAGCTAGAAAGGTAAGCGACAAAAAGCTTGAATTATTGACAACCAACAATTGGTCTGAAGTGCTGCTATTTGTCTCAAAGCGGACGGAACAAGGAAACAAAAAGTCGAAAGCGGAATCGAGACCTTGGTAAAACATGACCCGATGACGTTTTTTGGTGGGCTGCACTCTAATTGAGTATGGCGGGGGCGCTTGGTAAGGCACATTTTGAATTTGCCCCGTCACTGCCGGCAGTGACAGATCAGTGCGGTACGAAGTACGAACTGGGGCTGGCTTGTTTGTCTGCAGGTCGCATCAGCCTGCGGCTTTGCCGTAGGTATTATCTTACTACTAATTACTGCAAGAAACCAACCAGATATAGCCAGGATATAATTACGCAATAACCCCCATTTCAAGATTATCTCCAAGCTAAACTGATCGCCAGCATCGCATTCCTATGACCAACCACATGGGAGCTTGGGACGCCTCAAAAGATTAAACCTGGTTGATCTCGCTGCGCGTGGAGACGTGGGCTGGAAAGGCCGCGTACTCCCGCTaaaaaaagaccgctaagCTACAAGTCTAGCCTTTAAACCCCACCTGACACAGCCAGAGCGTTCACTGATTGGCAGCAGCTTGTTCGACATCGCGGCCGAATACCCGGCTCATCACCGAGAGCAAGCTCTGTGTTTAGAGAGCCGTTTTCCCACCTTTTTATTGTggactttttttctgggACGGTTTCCAATGCGGTTCGGGACGAACTCAAGCCCAGCGGTTTCTATGTAACCCCGTTTCCTTCGACGCCAGAACGGTGAACATTGCATCTCCGGACTATCCTCCATTTCCagaggggttttttttggtgtcttTTGCGCTGCGTATCTGCTTGCCATTCGAGCTTACCCCTCCAATCTTGGCGCTCGTCGATTCGTCTTGGCATATCGCTCTGCCAGGGTCCTGCTCGCTCCCCGTAGCGCTGCGCGAATCATCCGGGCTGAGTGCTCCGCACCCTGTGAAAATCGATTTGCGAAACACCCGATagcttgaaaaaaaaaacaatgacATCAACCACTCCAAATCCCCCTCCACCCGGGCTCCACGACGCAAACGATATAGCTCCGAGGAGCGCTCTGCTCGAGTCGCAAGCTGCGCCCAAACCTGATGAAGCGCCCTCTGGCCACAGCGAGGAGAACCAAAAGAGCGCCGACAAggacgacgccgccgagcCGGAACCGCAACATTCAGGGCGACCCTTACATACCGCTTCGGATCTGAAGAACAAGTTTGACGATAAGAAGAAGAGCTTGGCCGAGAAGAACAACCCCCCAGGCGGCTTTGACAAAACACCCCTCCCCGACTTTCCCCCGGGCTTCACTGTCAAATTTACCTTCCACAGGGCATGGAACCTCCCCATCGCCGACATCCCGACCGCCGCAGCCGACCCCTTTGTGCACGCGACCCTGAACGCCGACGTACCGAAGCGCCACAAGGAAGACCCGAACTTGAGGCACCGCACCCGCACCGAGCGCAAAACTCTCGAGCCGGCGTGGGAGGAAGAATGGGTCGTCGCAAACATCCCCAGGACGGGCTTCCGCCTCAAGTGCCGCCTATACGATGAGGACTACCCCGACTCGGACGACAGGCTGGGCAACGTCACGTACATTTCGCCCATGATCGATGAGAACTGGCCGGGGTTGAAGCGGCATACTTTTGAGGTCAAGAAACGGTCGGGGAGCAAGCGCGCGTACTTTCTTAAGGCGGCCGAGTCCTTTTTCAACAAGGACTCCCACATGACACCTTTTCTGGAGTTGAGCATCGAAGTTCTGGGCCACTCTTCCGCACCAGGAGCGCAGATGTACACCATCTCGCCGACCAGGTTCATCCAGCACTTCAGCCCTATGATTGGGCGCCTGACGGGAGTCAAGGTCAACCGTGAGGAAAGCGACGAGCGCAAGTCGCAGGATCGCCGAGAATCGGAGAGCAAGAAAGCCCAGAGATACGAGTAAGTGTTTTGGCATTTTATTTTTAGTTATAAACCTTGCAAGGTTATAGATCGGCTAACCCGAGTCCCAAAATAGCTTCCAAGCAATCGAGATGCAACTACAGGGCCCTGTTCCACCAGAGATGTACCACAGATATGTCGAGTTCAAGCGCTTTGTGGGACCAATGTTCTCGTCGGCAGGTTTGCGGGGGCGCGTTCTGAACAAGGTGCTGCACAAACAGCACCGTCGTGTGTACAACTACGACTCGACGACAAAGTATGGCAACTTTGAGCCTTGTTCAAATGAGGCTTCTCTACAGTTCCTTCAGCTGGCACATTTTGACGAAGGCGGCCGTGTTTTCACATACGTCCTCACGCTAGATGGGTTGTTGCGTTTCACAGAGACGGGCAAAGAGTTTGGTATTGACATGTTGTCCAAGCACACGATGCACTCAGACGTGGAGACATATATTGCCTGCTCGGGAGAATTCTTCATCCGCAGAAAACACCACAAATTGGATATCTTCAACTCACATAAGCGGTCACATTCGGGGACCCATAACGGGGGCCAGACGAGCAAGGAGGACAGTGATGAGCAAAAGTCACAGGATCAACGGCGCGCCGAGGAGCAAGAACGGAGGCACGTGGGTGGTGAGGAAGAGCCTGTGAAGAACTGGGAGATCCCGGGTAGGAAAGCCTCTTCAAGTGCCGAGGAGGGTGGGGACAAGAAGGAAAAGGGCGAGGGAAAGGAAAACGAGGACAAAAAGGAAACCGAGGAAAAGAAGCCAAAGAGGTCGAGCGAAAGCAATTCACCACCTCGCGATCCTCGCAAGTACGAGCTCATCATCGACAACGACTCTGGCACCTACCGCCCTGACAAATCGATCCTCCCACTCCTGCACCAATTTCTCGAGTGCAACTTCCCGGACCTCGAAATCCGCGCCATGCACTGCGACGACGATGAGctcaagaagctcaaggcGGACCAGcacgaggccaagaagaagacggGCCCGCGCGTGCACATGGTGTTGAACCGAAGCCCAAGCTCGTCAAGCATCAGCTCGTCGGACGAGAGCGACCTCTCCAGCCTGGACCAAAGCCTCGAGCACGAGAGCGCAAAGAAGAGCAAGCGGGAGAGGGCCTGGGATGCGCTCAACGACCCCAAAGGCGGGTTCCAGGAGCTCAAGGGGAGCCTCGCCAGGCGACCCaaagatgctgctgctgctgagcagGCGGGGAAAGCTGAAGAGGTCAAGGTGTGAGATGTGGTGCTGGCCGCCCCTATTACTAATGTCTACTATTACTATAAATTGCTTGGCTGAACTTGCTGTCGGGGcgctttttttctgctttccTTGGGCTTGTTGCTGCACGCTTTATTAGTAATGTTAAATTTTATTCGAGAGCTTTTTCCTGAGATACCTAGCTATTAAGATACTTTGTTTGAGACACTTCAAGTTACTCTTTTTCTCGCCGGTCTGACGTGCTCTCTTCTCGTTCAAAATCCACCGTCTTCCGTCAGAGGACAAGGTAAACTAGATCCAGTAACCCACGCAGTCCTTTCTTCTGTCGCATTGTTACGAGCACGTTGGGCTTGTTCACAGAAGCGATGATTCCGCATAGAAAAATATGATATCGTGTTTTTATTGATATCATTCGTCTCACTTTGTATCTCTAGCGTTTTTATTTGATATTTTTACCTTGGCAATTTCATTTGGAAGTTGAGAATTCTGAGTGTTTCTTTCGAGATAGACTAATTCGGTAGAGTAACAAAATCCAGGAACCCAACATTCCTTGCTGCTAAATCAACGCCATTTCTGATATGCAAGCCTTGGCTAGTGTTGTCCGGACCAGACCAAATGGAGCCTGGCTCTTTGCAAACCAGAGAAGTCTCCAACCCCCACCAAGGTGAATAAGCATAGGTACGCTCACCTGTAATGTGAATGCGCATAAAAAGGGCGTGAGATTCACAGAGATATGGGTATGCGCCTCGAGGTTGCCCCGCGATCTACTGTACAACCTGGTAGCGCGCTCTTATTATCTCTGTTGGAACTTTTCCCGATTCGTCCCACTTCTGATAAGTCGTATACCATGGCTGAACTTCAAAGTAAAAATTGGGAAGACGAGTAGTCATTTTGACCCTTTTGCAATCTTTGTCCAGCTCCAGATACGCGGATTTGCCGTCCAGGAATTTGGTGTGCTTGATGGGGTGCTTGAGTCTAATCGGCTGTGAATAAGTTAAAGAAGAGACCTTCCGTCCGGTGTGGTCGATTCCGTCCACCTCTTCTACCACTGAGCGAACTTGGCAGCCAATAGTTGGCTTTTCCTTGCCACTGCCCTCTGCCGACACTGCATTCGCCATGCCGGCGATGACGATTGACCCGAAGACAAGTCCAAACTGCATGATGATTGGCGACTGAATTAATAATTTGATAAATTTAAAGACTCGGTCGTGATAGAAATTGAAAACAGAAGAATGTAACAGGGAAGAGTTGAAGGCGGTCTATGGCTGAGTTGAAAGGGATAGGGAAAGATATCTATTTGCCTGGTACACATACCAACCGATATGGCTACTCATTCTTATGGTTCTAAAGTAATGCATTATGATTATAGTTAGTTTAAATTATCATTTCACTTTCACAAGTTCGTCTTTCGGTGAAGCTGAGCAAGATATATTTGGTATACTCGGCTTCAAACGAATTGCTTTGGTTAGCATGGCAATGCACCTGTTTTCAAAAGATAAAAATATAGCCCTGTATTAAGGCTGAGGAAAACGGAtatccaggcccaaaactCTCACAACTCAAGTTTGTACTCCGTAAAAGcaccgtctttttttttgtcatctACCATGCAAGTCATTGCCCTTTTCTGGTATAACGCTTAACCGCTCGCCATGACATGCAGGCAAACTGGCTGACTAGACTACCTTAGTTTCGCATCCGGCCTGACTCACATCAAGCTGATAAACCCCAGTCTCGGGGTGCATGCGAGAGCCGATTCCCCCCACTTACTCCAACGTTTGGTGTAAGTGAACTCCGAGCTCCGAGGGGCGGCTCTTGTTTCGAACGCCGTGGACAGGCCTACTTAAGACACGACAAAGAAAAATCTCTGCGCACTTGGAGCCaggtcttttctttctttcttttccaatTTTACCATTTtacacaagaaaaagaactgGAGTTGGCAAAAAGTGGCATAAAACACGGAAATATTAGACcagtccaaaaaaaaaacagaaccGAGCGGGCCAAGATGACCGCCACCGACCTGGACGCCGAAAACATGGCCTCCTGGGTCACCAACGCCCAGTTCTGGGACGACTCCATCGGCGCCGGGGGCAACGTCTACTGGCGCAAACTGCAGGAGCCGTCGCTGCGGCGGCTGGTCTCGGCCAAGAtcgaggcggccaaggcgtcGGCGGCCGGCGGCCGCGCGCTCGACATCAGCACCGGCAACGGGCTGTGCGCGCGCTGGCTGGTCGACGAGGGCATCCCGTCGGTGCGGGCCGTCGACGGCAGCTCGGGCATGATCGAGGTCGCCAAGGCCAGGATGGCTGAGGCTAAGCCCCGGTACGACGGCATCCAGATTGGGCTGCTCGACGTCACTGACCGTGCTGCCTTTGCGCGCGAGATTGAGACGGCCGCAGAGGTAAACCGTACTACGTTTCTGTCTCCCTCGATCTTGCTTTGCGGATTTGTTCAGACTGTGATGTTTGGTTTCTTGCATTGCTCTTTCTCCGAAATGTGATCAATGGTTGCTTGTGCTAACCCCCTGATGCGAGTACATCAGTTCGGCGGCTACGACGTGATCTTGATGAACATGGCCATTCAGGACGTGCCGACTCTTGAACCGCTCGTCGAGGCGCTGCCGAAGCTGCTCAAAAAGGACGGAATGTTAGCAACTCTGCCCAGTTTTGCTTTCtcccctcctttttttttatgagtGATCAATGTTTGCTATACTGTGACTATGCTCCTTTGACTAACAAATTTCCCTGTCCCGCGCCCATGACAAAAGATTCTTCGGCACGCTCCTCCACCCCGTGTTTCTGACCTCGGGCGCGGCCCGAGACATCAAGCTGACGTGGGTTGACGGTGAGCTGGTCGTCGAGCGGGCGCGCATCGTCAAGGACTACATGTCCATCCCGCCCTACAGGGGGCTCGCAATACCCGGTCAGCCGGCTAAGCAGGTAATTCAGCGACTCTCTTTTTATGCTTTGCTTGTCTTATCCGGGGAAAACCGCTTGCATTCCATCTGTTTTCCAAGAATGCAACGTGACACAATGCAAAAAACAATACTAACAATGAGCCGTGcttgtgaaaaaaaaggtttacTATCACCGCAATTTCCAAGACTTGTTTGCTCCGTTCTTCCAAGCCGGTCTCGTTTTGGACAAATTGGAGGAACTGGCATTTTCCGAAGGAGATGGCGAGCCCGACAAGATTGAGTCAACCCTCAACTTCACGCAGATACCCGTCATGATGTCGTTCCGGGTGCGGCGGGGAGATTAAATATGTAGGGCTCATTCCCAAGTCACACGGGTGTCCTGAACACAGATTGGTAGGAACCTCATGCATTGCTCGATATAACTATGCGAGCTGCACTTACTAGAATGGATATCATATCTACTACCCCTAGAACTAGAGACAACACTCAAAAGTTTCCCATATCCTTCCCATTCCACTCAGTAATAACACCTGAAAGACTGTTTGTATCAGAAATATTGGCCTAGAAGCTCCCTGATTGGGGGTACAATCCATCTTCTCCCAGGGATTACCGCCGGCACCTCAGGCTCAATCCGAGTCGTCGTGTTGACAGGCGGAAACTGATTCTGCAAGTCTTGATACCCTGCAGCCACTGGAGGCCTGAGACCCAACCCCTCAAACACCTTGTCCACACAGTTGTCCATGAGTTCTTGGACTCGGTCCTCCATGTGCCAGGGCCCGTTCCAACTCGCGGAAAAGGTCAGCCTGTTTTCATGTACCAGGATACTCATGATTATGTCTCGAGAGAATACGAATCGGGTGATGACGGGTCGCTCAATGTGAAGGGTGCCGATATTGGTCCGCATTATTTGGTCGATGTTGTTCATGCCAGGCAAAAACACCAGCATAGGCTTTTGGTCGCTCCTTTCCAAGAAGGACACCAGTTCCGGCTCAGCCATGTCGATATCCTCAAGTGGGTCAGGGTTGATCTCAGGTTCGGCTTCAGCTTCGGCCTGGGCTTCAGCTTCGGCCTCGGCATAGAACTTCTTGATTTGTTGCATGACGACCAGAAATTCGGTCTGGTCTGATTGAGGACGCGTGGTACTCAGGCAGTTGAAGAGAAGTGTTCCCATCCTTCCAAGCGCGCCGTTTAGAGACATAACTCCTGGAGGTGGCCCGCCTTGCCAGTCGGGGATGAGGACGGGAAGACGTTTTGAAGAGCGCACGTCGACCACGAGACATTTGTGTGAAAGTGTGTGATGAACTGATGCTGGGTCTTGAACTCTGCGAGGCTGGAAACGTCTGGAATCGCAGGTAATGTGGCTCATATATCGAATGACTTTGGCATCTGAGCCTTGGAGAAGGTGCCGATTCTGACGAGGTTCAAGATGGATATGGTCAGCAGATTCATAGTGTGCAACTGTTAGGTAGAGAAATTATAGTATGCTACTTTACCTGCCAATCTCGAGATACCAATATAACGGCTGCGTGAAATGCATGAGACACTGTTCTGCCTAGCGCAGACAAATTCGTCACCAGCAATACGGTGTCAATCTCGTTCAGCTCGATATACCGGTTGGCAGGTATAATCGATTCCGGGCCCAGGCGCACCTCGTGTAGCAAACTCAAATGCGAGGGGAATTCCGAAGCCACAACGCCGTGAGGCATAGGAGCAAAAGGTTGCTTGCCATGACCGAGCGGTTTCTGTGTGTGGCTGCTATCCAAAACAGGAGTTTTCCTGGCACGCAGAGGACTGAAGTGGAATTCTCGATTTTCCTAGTTGAGTATCTCTGGTACAGGTCTTCTGATGTCATTGGCGGCGAACATGACCAGCGCATTCAGAAGTCCTAGGGCGCCGTTGTCGTCTATTAGCCAGGCGGGGGATCTCAGAATCAGTTGAGTCTCCAGAAATTCGCTGTGAGGATCTAACTCTGGGATGATCACCGAGAGTTGGCAAGCGTCCCGCGACCCTTCTGTTCTCCCCAGGGAATCTTCGGTAGGGCCGCTTCTAAATGTCGCGGCCACCCAGTCAGGTATCGTCGAAGCGGGTGCACTGCCGACGCGAATACAAGTCCTTCGTAGCGTGTCTGTATTCGGATCTCGACTCACTGTGGCTGCAATTCCGAAATGACA
The Pyricularia oryzae 70-15 chromosome 1, whole genome shotgun sequence DNA segment above includes these coding regions:
- a CDS encoding C2 domain-containing protein; the protein is MTSTTPNPPPPGLHDANDIAPRSALLESQAAPKPDEAPSGHSEENQKSADKDDAAEPEPQHSGRPLHTASDLKNKFDDKKKSLAEKNNPPGGFDKTPLPDFPPGFTVKFTFHRAWNLPIADIPTAAADPFVHATLNADVPKRHKEDPNLRHRTRTERKTLEPAWEEEWVVANIPRTGFRLKCRLYDEDYPDSDDRLGNVTYISPMIDENWPGLKRHTFEVKKRSGSKRAYFLKAAESFFNKDSHMTPFLELSIEVLGHSSAPGAQMYTISPTRFIQHFSPMIGRLTGVKVNREESDERKSQDRRESESKKAQRYDFQAIEMQLQGPVPPEMYHRYVEFKRFVGPMFSSAGLRGRVLNKVLHKQHRRVYNYDSTTKYGNFEPCSNEASLQFLQLAHFDEGGRVFTYVLTLDGLLRFTETGKEFGIDMLSKHTMHSDVETYIACSGEFFIRRKHHKLDIFNSHKRSHSGTHNGGQTSKEDSDEQKSQDQRRAEEQERRHVGGEEEPVKNWEIPGRKASSSAEEGGDKKEKGEGKENEDKKETEEKKPKRSSESNSPPRDPRKYELIIDNDSGTYRPDKSILPLLHQFLECNFPDLEIRAMHCDDDELKKLKADQHEAKKKTGPRVHMVLNRSPSSSSISSSDESDLSSLDQSLEHESAKKSKRERAWDALNDPKGGFQELKGSLARRPKDAAAAEQAGKAEEVKV
- a CDS encoding 3-ketosteroid-delta-1-dehydrogenase, whose protein sequence is MAESSTQPVIIVGGGLAGLVAAFELTQRGVRTIIVDQEGRASLGGQAFWSLGGIFMVDSAEQRRMGIKDNKDLAMRDWLGSAGFDRPKEDYWPRRWAEAFVDFAADGMEDYVKKRGLGFLMNVGWAERGDGTAEGHGNSVPRFHLTWGTGPEVVRVFQEPVEAAEKKGLVEFRFRHCVDELIIEDGRAVGVKGRVLEDDNKPRGVKSSRTVIDTFELRGASVLVSSGGIGGNVEAVKAAWPVDRLGPKVPEHFVVGVPDHVDGRMIGISESAGANVINRDRMWHYTEGLANWNPIWPSHGIRVLPAPSSLWLDAEGKRLPPYLFPGTDTLGTLKHICSTGYDYTWFILTQSIIAREFALSGSEQNPDITGKSVWQFIRHRILGGKGTIPVQNFQKHGEDFVVRDNLPDLVDGMNKLAAQRGGPSLELSKIEAVINARDDQFDSPYSKDAQAMLVANARQYWPDKRGRVAAPHRLLDPKHGPLIAVRMNLLTRKTLGGIETDLSSNVMRADGSRFPGLYAAGEVAGFGGGGVHGYNSLEGTFVGGCIFSGRAAGIAMADEVLGTTTGDLKARI